AGGCAAAGACGAAAAAGTATCATCATGAATTACAGATTAACTGCAGGTGTCACGATTAATTTTATTAGCTAAAACCCAAAGTCTATGTGTCAATGCGCATGCTATCTATTTGAAAATAAATATTGTTATTACTGTTTATCATCTTTAGGATGACATCCAATTGGTTGTATTGAATATTATGGATGATATTAATGTTACGTTGCTTATTAACCCTCTGCTTAATTGTTTTTTCTTGTCACTCTTTATCTTCTGAGAAAACGCCCTTTGTAAAAGTAACCTCAGCTTGGAATAAGCCGAGTTTAATCACAGTTAATGATCCTGCATGTCAATCCTTGTTGGAAGATGCACAATCAAAATTCTACTCAGATATCGATTGGGGCGCAGCTTATGGCGTTAGAGGGCATGGCTATGTAAATACGGGAGAAATACTAGATTGGACAATATTAGGAGGAGACTCTTTAACAAGCCTGTATGCTTACGGTAAAGAATTCTATCTCTATAATTATTTGCATAGTGGCTGCAGTGGAGCGTGTGAGAGGCAGCAATCGCTAGTGTCTACTTCATCATTCATTGAGTTAACCGCCAAGCAAATTGCAGCACTAGCCAAAAACGCACCACCCGCAATGAGCTATGGTTATACATACGCACAGTCGGGCACAAATATCCTGTATATGTTTGTTTTAGGACATTATGGCGCTGATATAGGCCAGTTATTTGTTTATCGTCTTAGCCCAAACGCAACATGGGCACCAGCTTGCGAAATAAACTTAACAGCAACAGTAGTGCCATTCAACAAAGAGCATAGTTATTTCAGCGCGATGAAAAGTTTTGATGATTTGTATCAATCGACTCTGGCTTTAAGTCAAGGTAGTGGCTCTTCATGTGGGCGAATGAATACTCGTTGGCGTTGGGGAAATGCCATTAAGCATAAACTGAGTTTGACATTAACTCGCCCCTGGGCAATGAGGGGCGAAAGTAGAGAAAGTAAAAATAGTCACGGTAATTATTCTAAAATGATAACCGATTTAGAAAGGTGGTCATTAACCGGTGTCGCTGAGCAAAAAGCATTTAATGGCTATAAACATCAGTTAGCTATCTCGATAAAATCGCTTTCGCAATTTTATCAACAGGCGAATCATTGGTATAAACAACAATCCGATGAAATAGCTGAGCTTGCATTAACATCAGCAATTAGTGCAGGTTTTGGGTTCTATATGTATAACCCTGAATTTTCCGCAGGTGAGTTCAATCTAAGAAATGCAATTATTACCAAACAATCGTTAGATACCATAAAAACAATTGAATTTAGTGCTATTGATATCGATAGCATCGCAAAAACTTACTATTCGCAAGAAGCACAAGAAAGTATTTTAAACCTAGCGATAAACCAACCTGAAGTATTAGAATATCTATTGCAACAGGGCATAAGTCCCAATCACAGTAATGCATTTGGTAAAACACCTTTGATGTACGCGGCTCAATATAACTTATTAGAGTCCGCCAAGTTGCTTATTCAACACGGGGCTAATACCGTCGCCAATACCACAATACCTGATGATACTTGTTATTACGCGTTAAGCACCTTCAAAATGACGGCTCTTCATTATGCGGTAAGGTATGCTTCTCCTGATTTTATTAAGTTATTAATAGACAATGGTGCTGCAACTTATATGAAAGCTGAGAACCATCATAATTACCCAATGACAGAAGAAACACCGTTGGATTGGTTCTATCGATATACCGATACAGCATCAGCTGAGATAAATAGTCATATTCCCCAAGAAAGTAAGTTAACTGTACAAAAGTGGCTTACGCCTCCAAGTTCACAACAATTAAATAAAGTAGAAAAAAATCAAATAAAATCGGCTATAGCGGCTTATCCACAGGGCAAAGTACAAGATGCTTATGAGTATTTAATCAAGGCATTGAGCATTAATCCTAAAAATGAGAAAGTACTCAGTGATATGTCATTAATCGCGTTAAAAAATAACCAATTTGGTCATTCATTATCAGTCAGTAACTGGTTAATTAAACATAGTGAAAATAGTAAAACTGTGGCTAATGCATGGTTTAATCAAGGACTAGCCTGTGAACAGCATCAAGTAAAAATGCTTAATACTGATATCGGCTATACCATTACGTATGACGGTCAATATTATTGCGCTGAACCAGCTATTTACTCATATATCAATGCTTGGATGTTGGCCAAAAGTACCGCTAGAAAAAATAAGATTATAAGCCAATTCGATGATGGATTAATACAGACTTGTAGTGCTGTTCTGGCGGGTAACAACCAATTAAGATTTTTCTTCCAAAATAGAAAAATATTGATACTGCGAACTAAAAGTGATCATACATCTCTAGACGAATTATTCCAAAATATAACTTTCAATTACAATAGAATAGACAATAAGTCATTGGATAAGAATACTTCGATAGAGACGATTAATACATACGACTTAGATGATTATGTTATTGAAGAAGTTAACTCACCATTTGGTTTTTTTAATGCTAAATACAATGGTCAATTGCAGTGTCAGACTATAAATGCAGTTTGATTGAGGTTTGATATTGTTTAGGGGTTAGGTTGAAGTCATTCCACAGTATCGTTGCGGTTGTAGAATTACTATTTTTTAAGAACGGAGCCTATTTTATGGGTTCCGCATTATAAAAATGGGTGGCATCCTTGTTGACATGGCCACCCATTCCAACTGCAGATAATTGGCTTAAAATCACCACAGAATTTGGTGCATTATTTAAAGGCGCTGTCGGAGTATTACCTGCCTTAACCGAATACTGCGAGCATTTAGACCGAAAACGACGACAAGGCGCTGTAAAATTGCCAGCGCGGGTTGTGTGCGTAAACAATCACTTCTGAATCCCACAAACTATTTTCTACTTGATTGATATCAAGCTTTTCTGTTGCCTTGGTTTTAACTAATGAGTCATTTTGTGGCTATTGAGTAAACATTTTTCAAATCACTCGGTTGAATCTGTACGTTAAGAAAATCATAGCAGGTGTTGGCAACTCAAAAACGAAAGGCGTTATGTGTTACCTTAAAAATGGGTGGCATATTTTAATTTGAATATTTTGATGGAGATAGTGATCTTAAGCTCTTGGTTAAGAACATACCATGAACTCTGTTCATCCTGACTGAGTAAACTAGGCCATTTATGGCTTGATTATTGTTATTATTGTGCCATGAAATAAATGGCAACATAGGCTGAGAATTGCGCATTAATGCCAGTAGAAGCAATCATATTCTGCACGTCCCATCATATCCTGCACATCTAGACAAGAATTAACCTAAGGGGTCTTTTAGCATGAATAAAGAAAAGAATAGTGGCAGCCTTGATTTGCCAGTTGACACTTTCAGTAGCCACACCCCAACACCAACATCAGTTTCGCACTCCATACCCGCGGGGTTTGTGCGCGTGCGCGGCGCCCGAGAAAATAACCTGCAGAACGTTGACGTGGATCTACCCCGGGACTCGATAGTTGCTTTCACAGGGGTGTCCGGCTCTGGCAAATCCTCGCTCGCTTTTGGCACCATTTTCGCTGAGGCCCAGCGACGTTTCTTCGAATCCGTCGCGCCGTACGCCCGGCGTCTGATCCAGCAAGGCCATACGCCTCAGGTGGACGAAATTACTGGATTGCCGCCAGCCGTCGCTCTCCAGCAGCGCCGAGGTACACCCAACTCACGCTCAAGTGTAGGCACAGTCACCACTCTCTCGAATTCTCTGCGGATGCTTTATTCCCGTACAGGTATTTACCCTGATGGAGCTTTGCGTCTCGAGTCGGACTCCTTTTCACCCAACACCGCCATGGGCGCTTGCCCTAAATGCCAGGGACTCGGAACCGCGCACACAGTCACCGAGGCATCGCTGGTGCTCGACCCTTCACTGAGCATTCGCGAAGGCGCCGTCACGGCTTGGCCTGGGGCGTGGCAGGGTAAGAACTTGCGCGACATCCTCACTGCGCTCGGCCATGATGTGGACATACCTTGGGAACAGCTGTCCCGCGCCGATCGCGATTGGATCTTGTTCACCGAGGAACAACCCGTGGTCGACATCATGCCGGAGCGAGAACGGCCCCGGCCTTACAAGGGGAAGTTCTGGAGCGCGCAGAGTTATGTGATGCACACGCTCGCCGATTCAAAAAGCGCTTCGGTGCGTAACCGTGTACTGAAATATGTTGAATCTGGACCATGCTTAATATGCGCGGGCAGCGGACTGCGCAGCGAAGCACTCGCCGTTACCTTTAACGGCCGCACCATAGCCGAGCTCAACAGCTTGTCGCTCACCGAGCTCCGCCACGTGCTTGACCGTCCGGCGGCCGCCAATACCCCGGGTGCGACTATCACCAAGGATCTCACTCGCCGCCTCGACGTGCTGCTCGATCTCGGCCTCGGATACCTAAGTCTAGGCCGCGCAACACCCACGCTCTCTCCTGGTGAAATGCAGCGGCTGCGCATAGCCACCCAGCTGCGCTCTGGGCTTTTTGGCGTAATCTACGTACTCGACGAGCCTTCCGCTGGTCTGCACCCGGCCGATGCCGAGCCGCTCCTAGCCGTACTCGACGAGCTCAAATCTAGTGGTAACTCCGTTTTTATCGTGGAACACAATATGGACGTGGTACGCCGCGCCGACTGGGTCATCGACGTCGGCCCGCATGCGGGAGAGCAGGGCGGAGTGGTCCTCTACAGTGGACCTACGGCTGGACTCAAAGATGTACCTGCCTCGGTCACGCGAAAATTTCTCTTTGCAAGCGAGCGTCCAGTCCCGGCTGCACGCGAGCTGCGACAACCGCTCGGTTGGCTTGGCCTGACGGGTATCACCCGCCATAACCTACGCGGACTCGACGCTGAGTTTCCGCTCGGCATACTGACCGCGGTCACGGGTGTATCGGGCTCAGGCAAGTCCACTCTAGTGAGCCAGGTGCTTGCCGAGACTGTTGGCCTGCACCTTCATCCTGATCTGGATCCCAGTGACGGGAACGCATCCACAGCCTCGGTGGCCGGGGATAAGGATGAACAACCCGAGCCTAAACCCGTCGACATCACCACGGTTGAAGCGATAAACGGCGCGGATCTGATCGATCGACTGGTGCGCGTTGACCAGAAACCAATCGGTCGCACACCGCGGTCCAACCTCGCCACCTATACAGGCCTGTTCGATGCCGTGCGCACCACATTCGCCGCGACC
The nucleotide sequence above comes from Shewanella sp. Arc9-LZ. Encoded proteins:
- a CDS encoding excinuclease ABC subunit UvrA, whose amino-acid sequence is MNKEKNSGSLDLPVDTFSSHTPTPTSVSHSIPAGFVRVRGARENNLQNVDVDLPRDSIVAFTGVSGSGKSSLAFGTIFAEAQRRFFESVAPYARRLIQQGHTPQVDEITGLPPAVALQQRRGTPNSRSSVGTVTTLSNSLRMLYSRTGIYPDGALRLESDSFSPNTAMGACPKCQGLGTAHTVTEASLVLDPSLSIREGAVTAWPGAWQGKNLRDILTALGHDVDIPWEQLSRADRDWILFTEEQPVVDIMPERERPRPYKGKFWSAQSYVMHTLADSKSASVRNRVLKYVESGPCLICAGSGLRSEALAVTFNGRTIAELNSLSLTELRHVLDRPAAANTPGATITKDLTRRLDVLLDLGLGYLSLGRATPTLSPGEMQRLRIATQLRSGLFGVIYVLDEPSAGLHPADAEPLLAVLDELKSSGNSVFIVEHNMDVVRRADWVIDVGPHAGEQGGVVLYSGPTAGLKDVPASVTRKFLFASERPVPAARELRQPLGWLGLTGITRHNLRGLDAEFPLGILTAVTGVSGSGKSTLVSQVLAETVGLHLHPDLDPSDGNASTASVAGDKDEQPEPKPVDITTVEAINGADLIDRLVRVDQKPIGRTPRSNLATYTGLFDAVRTTFAATPEARSRKFGASRFSFNVPGGRCETCLGEGFVAVGLLFLPGSYSPCPDCGGTRYNPETLEVTYCNKNIAEVLGLTVDAAMVFLADVPSALRSLKTLSEVGLGYLRLGQPATELSGGEAQRIKLATELQRARRGHTLYILDEPTTGLHPADVLLLLAQLNRLVDAGNTVIVVEHDMDVVAAADWVIDIGPEGGDKGGGIVVAGTPHAVAAHPASRTAPYLAQCISTT
- a CDS encoding ankyrin repeat domain-containing protein is translated as MLRCLLTLCLIVFSCHSLSSEKTPFVKVTSAWNKPSLITVNDPACQSLLEDAQSKFYSDIDWGAAYGVRGHGYVNTGEILDWTILGGDSLTSLYAYGKEFYLYNYLHSGCSGACERQQSLVSTSSFIELTAKQIAALAKNAPPAMSYGYTYAQSGTNILYMFVLGHYGADIGQLFVYRLSPNATWAPACEINLTATVVPFNKEHSYFSAMKSFDDLYQSTLALSQGSGSSCGRMNTRWRWGNAIKHKLSLTLTRPWAMRGESRESKNSHGNYSKMITDLERWSLTGVAEQKAFNGYKHQLAISIKSLSQFYQQANHWYKQQSDEIAELALTSAISAGFGFYMYNPEFSAGEFNLRNAIITKQSLDTIKTIEFSAIDIDSIAKTYYSQEAQESILNLAINQPEVLEYLLQQGISPNHSNAFGKTPLMYAAQYNLLESAKLLIQHGANTVANTTIPDDTCYYALSTFKMTALHYAVRYASPDFIKLLIDNGAATYMKAENHHNYPMTEETPLDWFYRYTDTASAEINSHIPQESKLTVQKWLTPPSSQQLNKVEKNQIKSAIAAYPQGKVQDAYEYLIKALSINPKNEKVLSDMSLIALKNNQFGHSLSVSNWLIKHSENSKTVANAWFNQGLACEQHQVKMLNTDIGYTITYDGQYYCAEPAIYSYINAWMLAKSTARKNKIISQFDDGLIQTCSAVLAGNNQLRFFFQNRKILILRTKSDHTSLDELFQNITFNYNRIDNKSLDKNTSIETINTYDLDDYVIEEVNSPFGFFNAKYNGQLQCQTINAV